A part of Hippea maritima DSM 10411 genomic DNA contains:
- a CDS encoding ATP phosphoribosyltransferase regulatory subunit, with protein MNRIPSGVVQFFEPLTSIRRKAENTIIEFFKSKGYEEIITPTFVYEDSVSEFLFEPLKNKLFKIVDKNSGQTMILRADITLQITQAVLLGDFKMPARLCYAQNVYRDIKEHLGQKREFKQIGVELFGIKEVDADFEVVSLAIDSLSLMGLNNLYVRVSDTYIIENLIKEFGLNPGKAERLRELVFLKNISHIKKEGFDSALIERIEQLESLSGLSLDNLKDCAFDAANLSLKIKEQYPDVEVFCDLFYCEYPLYHHGITFEIFAENKKLAVGGRYGNITKKLGRYIPATGFAIDLNELSYFLYEKENFR; from the coding sequence ATGAATAGAATTCCATCGGGCGTTGTTCAGTTTTTTGAGCCTCTAACTTCCATAAGAAGAAAGGCTGAAAATACAATAATTGAGTTTTTTAAGTCTAAAGGGTACGAAGAGATAATAACGCCTACATTTGTTTATGAGGATAGCGTAAGTGAATTTCTGTTTGAGCCCTTGAAGAATAAGCTGTTTAAGATTGTTGATAAAAACAGTGGCCAAACGATGATTTTGAGGGCTGACATAACGCTGCAGATAACACAAGCGGTTTTATTGGGTGATTTTAAAATGCCAGCAAGGCTTTGTTATGCCCAGAATGTTTATAGGGATATAAAAGAACATTTAGGTCAAAAAAGGGAATTCAAGCAGATTGGCGTTGAACTATTTGGCATAAAAGAAGTTGATGCCGATTTTGAGGTTGTAAGCTTAGCTATAGACAGCCTATCTTTGATGGGTCTTAACAATCTGTATGTCAGGGTTTCTGACACCTACATAATAGAAAACTTAATAAAAGAGTTTGGCTTGAATCCAGGCAAAGCTGAGCGACTTAGAGAGCTTGTTTTTTTGAAGAATATATCACATATAAAAAAAGAGGGCTTTGATAGTGCATTGATTGAAAGGATAGAGCAACTTGAATCTTTAAGCGGCTTGAGTTTAGATAATCTTAAAGATTGTGCTTTTGATGCCGCTAATTTGTCATTAAAGATAAAAGAGCAATATCCAGATGTTGAGGTTTTCTGTGATCTGTTTTACTGTGAATATCCACTATACCATCACGGCATAACCTTTGAGATATTTGCAGAAAATAAAAAACTTGCAGTTGGCGGAAGATACGGTAATATAACAAAGAAGCTTGGAAGGTATATACCCGCTACTGGGTTTGCCATAGATTTAAACGAGTTGAGTTATTTTTTGTATGAGAAGGAGAACTTCAGATGA
- a CDS encoding pyridoxal-phosphate-dependent aminotransferase family protein, translating into MKRYLLTPGPTPVPEDIALLMAKPMIHHRTSEFKNIFAETVQLAKSIFQTRNDVVIFASSGSGAMEAAVSNVLNENEKAITINAGKFGERWTKLVRAFGANPIELSYEYGDYAKPEDIKKVLDNNGDVKAVYIQASETSTATYHPIDEIGLMLKEYYPDVLFVVDGITAYGAIDVKTDDWGIDIAITGSQKALMLPPGLSLLAISDKAKDKIKNTKNRYYYFDILGEIDAGAGKFTPAVSLVIGLNGAFKRLLDEGLENVFRRHALLSKATQEACKALGLELLSRRPANSLTAAYAPQNIDSSKIIGIMRDYGVEISNGQGHLKGKIFRIAHLGYFDKADILMGISTLEIALRKLGVNAAFGEGIKRAMEIFADE; encoded by the coding sequence ATGAAAAGATACCTTTTAACGCCCGGACCTACTCCGGTGCCTGAGGATATAGCGCTTCTTATGGCAAAACCTATGATTCATCATAGAACTTCGGAATTTAAGAATATTTTTGCCGAAACAGTTCAGCTTGCAAAATCCATATTTCAAACAAGAAACGATGTGGTTATATTTGCCTCAAGCGGCTCAGGTGCAATGGAGGCAGCAGTTTCCAATGTTTTGAATGAGAATGAAAAGGCTATAACTATAAACGCTGGTAAATTCGGAGAGAGATGGACAAAGCTTGTAAGGGCTTTTGGCGCCAACCCGATTGAGTTATCCTATGAATACGGTGATTATGCAAAACCTGAAGACATCAAGAAGGTATTAGACAACAACGGCGATGTAAAAGCCGTTTACATCCAAGCTTCTGAAACATCCACAGCTACCTATCATCCTATAGATGAGATAGGTTTGATGCTGAAGGAATATTATCCTGATGTTTTGTTTGTTGTGGATGGTATAACAGCATACGGTGCTATAGATGTAAAGACGGATGATTGGGGTATAGACATAGCCATAACCGGCTCTCAAAAGGCATTGATGCTCCCGCCCGGTTTATCGTTGCTTGCCATTTCGGATAAGGCTAAGGATAAAATAAAGAACACTAAGAATAGGTATTACTATTTCGATATACTAGGTGAGATCGATGCTGGTGCGGGAAAGTTTACGCCAGCTGTTAGCCTTGTTATAGGCCTAAATGGTGCTTTTAAGAGGTTGCTTGATGAGGGGCTTGAGAATGTCTTTAGAAGGCATGCGCTTCTATCCAAAGCAACACAGGAAGCTTGCAAGGCTTTGGGCCTGGAGCTTCTATCAAGGAGGCCTGCAAACTCACTAACGGCTGCATATGCTCCGCAAAACATAGATTCGTCAAAGATTATAGGCATTATGAGGGATTATGGTGTTGAAATATCAAATGGCCAGGGGCATCTAAAAGGTAAGATATTCAGGATTGCCCATCTTGGATACTTTGATAAGGCAGATATACTTATGGGTATATCAACACTAGAGATAGCCTTAAGGAAGCTTGGTGTTAATGCAGCATTTGGTGAAGGCATCAAAAGGGCTATGGAGATATTTGCCGATGAATAG
- a CDS encoding M16 family metallopeptidase, translating into MKIKRIKKDTKSASVGIFVPAGSAFESEKERGLAHFIEHMLFKGTKKRTYKDIAADIDKLGGVINAFTSTEYTGFYVKVLKDYIPKAFDVLADIITDSVIDENELEKEKGVIIEEINMTNDNPDDAVYEAFLENAIPTSFGKPILGTKEHIIAYTREDLLKFLGKFYKPEEMIVSAVGGGVDEFDFDVGKEFFFNEYFQSKPKTELRFEFKSGIDVIERDIAQTNVVMGCELFSVYDDRKYAASLLNSSFGATMSSRLFQSIREEKSLCYSIYSSVKLYSKGGMFLIFAATSNDRVQHLIDGIRLEIEKLKKYGLTKEELENAKTNFNGGYALSLESSYSVMVKQAIDTILYGDYVSEDYIMDKINRVTLEDIQQVIDLIDLNKFHITCLGNIRSINW; encoded by the coding sequence ATGAAGATAAAAAGGATTAAGAAAGACACAAAAAGCGCCTCGGTAGGTATTTTTGTGCCTGCCGGGAGTGCCTTTGAGAGTGAAAAAGAGAGGGGTCTTGCCCATTTTATTGAACATATGCTCTTTAAAGGCACAAAAAAGCGAACTTATAAGGATATAGCAGCAGATATAGATAAATTAGGCGGTGTTATAAATGCTTTTACATCTACAGAGTATACGGGATTTTACGTTAAGGTGTTGAAAGACTATATCCCAAAGGCTTTTGATGTGCTTGCAGATATAATTACTGACTCTGTTATCGATGAAAACGAACTTGAAAAAGAGAAGGGTGTAATAATAGAAGAAATCAATATGACCAACGATAACCCTGATGATGCCGTGTATGAAGCGTTTTTGGAAAATGCTATACCCACAAGCTTTGGTAAGCCTATTTTGGGTACAAAAGAGCATATAATTGCATATACAAGGGAAGATTTGCTTAAATTTTTAGGCAAGTTTTACAAGCCTGAAGAGATGATAGTTTCAGCCGTTGGCGGCGGTGTAGATGAGTTTGATTTTGATGTTGGTAAAGAGTTTTTCTTTAATGAGTATTTCCAATCCAAGCCCAAAACAGAATTGAGGTTTGAGTTTAAAAGTGGTATTGATGTTATAGAAAGGGATATAGCCCAAACAAATGTTGTTATGGGGTGTGAACTGTTCAGTGTTTATGATGATAGAAAATATGCAGCATCGCTACTTAACAGCAGTTTTGGTGCTACAATGAGTTCAAGACTGTTTCAGTCGATAAGGGAAGAGAAATCTTTGTGTTACAGTATATATTCTTCTGTGAAGCTTTACAGCAAAGGCGGCATGTTCTTGATTTTTGCTGCGACATCAAACGATAGAGTTCAGCATCTTATTGATGGAATTAGACTTGAGATTGAAAAGCTAAAAAAGTATGGGCTAACAAAAGAGGAGCTTGAAAACGCAAAGACCAACTTTAACGGTGGCTATGCCCTGTCACTTGAGTCGTCGTATTCTGTTATGGTAAAGCAAGCCATAGATACAATCCTCTACGGCGACTATGTAAGCGAAGATTATATTATGGATAAGATAAATAGGGTAACTTTAGAAGATATTCAACAGGTGATTGATTTAATAGACTTAAATAAGTTTCATATAACCTGCCTTGGCAATATAAGATCCATAAATTGGTAG